A window of Ictalurus punctatus breed USDA103 chromosome 21, Coco_2.0, whole genome shotgun sequence genomic DNA:
cacacacacacactatcacacacacacacacacacacacacactatcacacacacacacacacacacacacactatcacacacacacactatcacacacactatcacacacacacacacactatcacacacacacacacactatcacacacacacacacacactatcacacacacacacacacacactatcacacacacacacacactatcacacacacacacacacacactatcacacacacacacacacactatcacacacacacacacacatacacactatcaTACACactatcatacacacacactatcacacacacacacacacacactatcacacacacacacactatcacacacacacacacacacacacacactatcacacacacacacacactatcacacacacacacactatcacacacacacacacacacactatcacacacacacacacactatcacacacacacacacactatcacacacacacacacactaatcacacacacacacacacacactatcacacacacacacaatcacacacacacacacacacacacactatctcacacacacactatcacacacacacacacacactatcacacacacacacactatcacacacacacacacacacacactatcacacacacacacactatcacacacacacacacacacacactatcacacacacacacacacacacacactatcatcATACACactatcatacacacacacacacacacacacactatcacacacacacacacacactatcacacacacactatcacacacacacacacacactatctcacacacacacacacactatctcacacacacacactcactatctcacacacactatcacacactctcacacacacacaaacacacactctcacacacacacactatcacacacacacacacacactctcacacactatcacacacactatcatacaccccccccacacacacacacacacacatacacactatcacacacacacacacactatcacacacacacacacacacactaatcacacacacacacactatcacacacacactctcacacacacactctcacacacacacacactatcatacacacacacacacacacacacacactatcacacacacacacacacactatcacacacacacacactatcatacacacacacacactatcacacacacacacacacactatctcacacacacacactatctcacacacacacactatcacacacacactatcacacacacacacacacacactatcacacacacacactatcacacacacacacacacacactatcacacacacacacacactatcacacacactatcacacacacacactatcacacacacacacacacacacactcacacactatcacacacacacacactatcacacacactcacacacactatcacacacacacacacacacacacactatcacacacacatacactatcacacacacacactatcacacacacactatcacacacactcacacacactatctcacacacacactatcacacacacacacacacactatcacacacacacacacactcacacacactctcacacactatcacacactatcacacacacacactatcacacacacactatcacacacacacacactatcacacacacactatcacacaatcacacacacacactatcacacacacacactatcacacacactcacacacactatcacacacacacacacacactatcacacacacacacacacactatcacacacacactatcacacaatcacacacacacactatcacacacacacactatcacacacactcacacacactcacacacactatcacacacacacactgtcacacacacacacacactatcacacacacactatcacacaatcacacacacacactctcacacacacacactatcacacacacacactatcacacacacacacactatcacacacacacacacactatcacacacacaccatcacacacacacactatcacacacacactatcacacaatcacacacacacactctcacacacatacactatctcacacacacactatcacacacacacactatcacacaatcatacacacacgatcacacacacacacactatcacacacacacactatcacacacacacacactatcacacacgcacacactatcacacacacacactatcacacacacacacactatcacacacacactatcacacaatcacacacactatcacacacacacactatctcacacactatcacacacacactatcacacacactcacacacactatcacacacacacactatcacacacacactatcacacacacactatcacacacacacacactatcacacacacactctcacacacatacactatctcacacatacactatcacacacacacaaacacacacacacacacacacacacacactatcacacacacacacacagttaacacGGAGCTGGAGCCTCGGTGATATTTCAGCTGGTATGGGTTAAACGGAGGTTCCTGGAGAACGAGGAAACACAACAGGAAGTGCTGATCTGAGCAATAATTTGAAGGATCTACCTTAAAAAAGTAACGCAcctgccagccaatcagaaaccagaatagCCAACGACTTGTTTTGTGTAAAAACTGCGACAAGGTTTTAGGATTTCCTTTgaaaaagtttgtaccccctgcTGAAGATGACATGAACTCCACACTGTGCACGTTCCTCAGACTCGTCCACACGATATCGAAACACGTACCGCTTTTGTGCACTGAACGTCTTTTCCCAGAAGCCAGTGCAGCTCCAGGTTTCCTTCGCCCTGATAGCACGACCGCAGCCTCTCTTTGATCCGCGCATTAATATCCCGGATGGTGAAAACGCAGAGCGTCGAGTCGTCCGACGGTCTCCGGTACTGCTTCTGTCCTTTCGAGAATACTGCGAAGAGCACGTCGTCTCGTTCGGTGATGTTCAGCGCGGCGGCCATGACGCTCCCGGCTTTAGCCAGGAACGCCGCCTGGAGCAGCCGGTACTCCACTCTGTTCTTCACGCAGCCCACCGGCAGGGAGACGTACGAGTGGAACTTATCGTCGCCTTTGCAGAGCCGGACCACACGCGAGGTGTAAAAGAGCTCTCCGGGGGTCTCCGTCTCCGGCTGCACGGTCAGGAAGTACACGAAGTTGCCGCTGGAGAAACCGTACACGTAGTCGATGTCGAAGTCCGTGACCAGAGCTAGCGTATCGGACGGAATCTTGACTAGCGACGAAACAAAGTCGGTGTGAAGCTCGTAGTCCAGCATGGCCGCCGATTCGGGGTCTTTAGGCAGCTTTCGGCTCGAGATGGTGGGGAAGTAGTCCTGTTTGCCGCCGACGGACGTGCCGATGTACAGAGTGGCATCCCGCTCACGGTCTCGGCTCACGATCACGCCGCTCGTGCTGCCAGTCTGGTTCACGCTGGAGAAGTAGTGCTCCTTTTTGTGCGATGGTTCGGCCAGGATGAACAGATCGTCCAGCCTCAGGATTTTGCACACGCCCTGGTACAGACTCCCGCATGCCAGCAGGCGGCCGTGCAGGTCGTCCACCAGCAGGAGCTTGTTGACGTTGTCGGTTCTGGCGAGCGGCTCGGAGCACGGCTGCATGATCAGAGGAGGATAACACGCCTGGTTGTCCAGCTCCGGCCCGGTGTTGTGCGTGACCAGCGGCGCCAGATCGGACGAGAGCTTGTACACGCGGTTGACTCCGCCAACGTACACCGCACCACTCGACTGGTGGACGGCCAGGTGACTCAGGCTCCACTCGGGCCTCTCAGACTGGAAGACGTTAAGCGTCTGACCGGAGCACGCACGCAAGAAGATGGAAGACAAGCAGATGAGAAACGGAAGTTTTGTCTCTGGACGGTCGAGTCCAGCGTCGTCGTGTTCCTCCATTCTCGGAGATGGGAGGTCAGTTTCACAGGAAAAGACTGGAGCTGTCCTTCTGTTCTCCTTCTACAGGTGCACTGGGTGAAATAATCTGTCTGGTGGTCACATCATGGGCctgagaggagagaaagaaacaacCAGACAATCAGACACATGACATTTACAAACTTCTCAAGACACTGGACAGGAGTGAAGTCCCTGCACCCGGACCTCGTTTACGCCGACATTTACACGTGATTAGATTAGGTAACTGTCTCAGCTTCCACAATTATGCACATATTTCTCTGACAATTAGCCAAACATATGCGCAACATATTCTCAttttctgctgtttttatttcttcgAGCGGTGTGATTTGCATTTCTCATTAACTAAAAAAACTCTGTTTTCCCTTCATTCTCCCctctactctctctcttgctccctctctctctttctgtctctttcttacTCTCATTCCCTTCagctctctgtctccctccctccttttctctctctagcATAAATCAGAGAGACAAGACAAATGTAATCAGTTAATAAGGAGTCCGGCCCATATAATCAGTACAGAGagagtcacagagagagagagagagagagggagagagagagagagagagagagagagagagagagagagagagagagagagacagacagacagacagagagagagagagagtgggtgagacagacagacagagacagacagagagagagagagagacaggcggaAAGCAAGAGAGTACGCATTCGCCTCCAACTCCTGCTAGCGCAGAACGCTCATTAACTAACTGTGACTGCAGGGATGGTCTGCacctcattacacacacacacacacacacacacacacgtgcacacaacTTACTGTGCATTAATCCTGTCATTAAATTAGCatgtaaattaattaattatgccTCGAAATTTTTACATCTCtccatcctccctctctctccctctctctctcactctctctctctccctctctctctctctctccctctctctctccctctctctctctctctctctctctctctctccctctctctctctccctctctctctctctctccctctctctctccctctctctctctctgtgactctctctctccctctctccctctctctggaGTAATGTTCGTCAGTTAATCAGTGAGACTGTTGCTCAGTAATAAACACTCAGAGCCAGGCTCCACCCCATCCCACTCTGCCCTTTaatttcatttgcatattttatgAATATGCATTATGCAAAAGACAAACAGTCAAAGTGGTGAGGAGACGAGGCTTTAGGAGACGAGTGGATTTGGGAAACAAAGCCTCTTTAGAAAGCAGAAACGATTAAGATTTTCAGAACAGCGCGCAGGGGGGGGGTCATGGACGCATGCAgtgtgttaaacacacacatacacacacacacaaaggctgATGTTTATCTCGCTGTCTGAATCTACGATGCGATCACACGGGGCGGACTCGAGCGCTCGCGGATGACAGCGATGATCGATCATGTCAACATGATaaacacatgaacacatttcattacttattttttccaacTTCAACAGTTACATGTTAAAACTCATCTCGGGAGTCAGGATCACACAAAGCAGCGCAAATTCCTCTTGAAATACAGGCATAAGGTTCAACTTTCTGGGTTACAGTGAGATTTAGATCAGAGATCGGTTACAGCGGGATTAGGGGATTATCGTGCAGGAATTGCAGACCCGCTGGTTACAGTGGAACGGGAGGGGGCTGCGATCCGATTGGTTACAGCGGGACTAGGGCAGAAGTTGCAATCTGATGGGATTAGGGGCGAGAACTACAATGTGATTGGATGCAGTGAGATCACAGACAGAAACTGCAATCTGATTAGAGTGGGATTAGGGAGAGaagctgaaatctgattggtgaCAGTGGGATTAGGGGTGGGaactgcattctgattggttacagtgacaTTTTGTGCTGACACTTCAACACAAATGGTAACACTGGAATTGGGAGAGGGaactgcaatctgattggctacAGTGGAACTGAGAGGGaactgcaatctgattggctacAGTGGAACTGAGAGGGaactgcaatctgattggctacAGTGGAACTGAGAGGGaactgcaatctgattggctacAGTGGTCTATATGAAATCCAGCAGACTCGCTCTCGCTGGTTCCTGCAAAGTTTCTGTGTGTAAGGAGACGACAGTAATAATGTCCGAGTGACTAATAACGAACTCctaatgtttaatattaatatgtaatgGCGAGTTCGAGCAGGAGTGATGTATAAGTAATGAAGGAatcatgtttaatatttaattctgtATTACAGGAGGATTATGGAGCGTCATTAACAGTTTTACTGCACTAATAGTgttaaggtcattaaaaaataaagaagaaatcaTGCTTAATGGTTTATAGCTGTGTGTTACAGCCCAGAGGTCATAAACCTAACGCGCTTTACTACACACTCCTCCACTGCAGAGTTCAGAGAGAGATTAAAGCTCATCGTTCTGCGTGTGCAGTGTGTTAATCATCCCTCTGCCTTCATCACGGTCAGCTGCGTTGAAAATAAACCACCACACAAATCAGATCTGCTAAtagaggggtgccaatactttcagagaggaGGGTAAAACTTATACACCACCGCACGAACACTTAATTTTGTGGCCTACAGGAGCTGCAGAGCTGCACAGGACCGACAACCTTCCCCAGTTCATAACACAGTGTGTAGCCATGCTGTCATGTGTTGTGTAGTGCTGGGAAGTGTACTgatgtgtagtgtagtgttgtgtagttttgtgtagtgtagtgtactattgtgtagtgtactgtagtgttgtgtagtgttgtgaaGTGTAGTGTTGTTTAATTTTGTgtagtgtagtttagtgttGTGTAGTTTTGTGTAGTGTACTGTTGTGAAGTGTAGTGTCGTGTActttgtgtagtgtagtgtactattgtgtagtgtagtgttgtgtactGTTGTGAAGTGTAGTattgtttaatgttgtgtagtgtagtttagtgttgtgttgtgtagttTTGTGAAGTGTAGTGTTGTTTAATTTTGTgtagtgtagtttagtgttGTGTAGTTTTGTGTAGTGTACTattgtgtactgtactgtagtgttgt
This region includes:
- the LOC128628915 gene encoding plexin-A2 isoform X1, whose amino-acid sequence is MEEHDDAGLDRPETKLPFLICLSSIFLRACSGQTLNVFQSERPEWSLSHLAVHQSSGAVYVGGVNRVYKLSSDLAPLVTHNTGPELDNQACYPPLIMQPCSEPLARTDNVNKLLLVDDLHGRLLACGSLYQGVCKILRLDDLFILAEPSHKKEHYFSSVNQTGSTSGVIVSRDRERDATLYIGTSVGGKQDYFPTISSRKLPKDPESAAMLDYELHTDFVSSLVKIPSDTLALVTDFDIDYVYGFSSGNFVYFLTVQPETETPGELFYTSRVVRLCKGDDKFHSYVSLPVGCVKNRVEYRLLQAAFLAKAGSVMAAALNITERDDVLFAVFSKGQKQYRRPSDDSTLCVFTIRDINARIKERLRSCYQGEGNLELHWLLGKDVQCTKAEPPFNPYQLKYHRGSSSVLTVCVCVIVCVCVCVCVFVCV
- the LOC128628915 gene encoding plexin-A2 isoform X2; amino-acid sequence: MEEHDDAGLDRPETKLPFLICLSSIFLRACSGQTLNVFQSERPEWSLSHLAVHQSSGAVYVGGVNRVYKLSSDLAPLVTHNTGPELDNQACYPPLIMQPCSEPLARTDNVNKLLLVDDLHGRLLACGSLYQGVCKILRLDDLFILAEPSHKKEHYFSSVNQTGSTSGVIVSRDRERDATLYIGTSVGGKQDYFPTISSRKLPKDPESAAMLDYELHTDFVSSLVKIPSDTLALVTDFDIDYVYGFSSGNFVYFLTVQPETETPGELFYTSRVVRLCKGDDKFHSYVSLPVGCVKNRVEYRLLQAAFLAKAGSVMAAALNITERDDVLFAVFSKGQKQYRRPSDDSTLCVFTIRDINARIKERLRSCYQGEGNLELHWLLGKDVQCTKAVRVSISCGRV